The proteins below come from a single Halobacillus salinarum genomic window:
- the cydC gene encoding thiol reductant ABC exporter subunit CydC, with the protein MRKNGWVLPYLRENHRLLTIVLLLGAFASISAALLMFTSGFLISKAATKPENLLMIYVPIVAVRTFGIGRSVLRYAERLTSHNVVLKILSNMRLRVYQLVEPKVLTARFKMNTGELLGVLAEDVERLQDIYLKTVFPSLIALFLYCLSIVTLGFYSWPFAILMAVYAGVLVFVYPFLSLLVTKARVARMKTGKQELYKRLINAIMGISDWQASGRAADFIDDYEQAEAYQQELDRKQSSFVRWRNFSAQVVVAAMVISMFIWSSGLSEAGSLAPTFIAAFVLVLFPLTEAFLPLSSAVSELPAYQSSIDRLHGLGDAAEAEPVEAILAERNDQGVTLSLNHVSFTYEHKTILEDLSFTLKPGEKAALLGPSGAGKSTILKLVEGVLRPDGGSVTIKGVQTARIGADISNWVAVLNQQPHLFNTTVLNNIRLGKPNATDEEVYWAAKQVKLHEHIQSLPEGYQTPMHEMGTRFSGGQRQRIALARILLQDAPVVILDEPTIGLDPITEKELLATIFEVLDGKTVLWITHHLASIHLTDRVLFLEQGKLIFADSHERLLHDNERYARLYALDHPFGSPLTFDI; encoded by the coding sequence ATGAGGAAAAACGGATGGGTCCTGCCTTATTTACGAGAGAATCATAGACTCTTAACGATCGTTCTCCTGTTAGGAGCGTTTGCTTCCATTTCAGCTGCTCTCTTAATGTTTACGTCCGGCTTTCTTATTTCAAAAGCCGCGACCAAACCGGAAAATTTATTAATGATCTATGTACCGATCGTAGCTGTACGGACCTTTGGCATCGGCCGTTCGGTGCTGCGCTATGCGGAAAGACTAACCAGTCACAATGTCGTCTTGAAGATTCTTTCGAATATGAGACTAAGAGTTTACCAGCTGGTCGAACCGAAAGTATTGACGGCGCGTTTTAAGATGAACACAGGCGAGCTGCTCGGTGTTCTTGCAGAGGACGTGGAGCGGCTGCAGGATATTTATTTAAAAACCGTCTTTCCAAGTCTGATTGCTCTTTTTCTCTATTGTTTATCGATCGTAACTCTCGGATTCTATTCATGGCCCTTTGCCATCCTGATGGCAGTGTATGCAGGCGTGCTCGTGTTCGTCTATCCATTCCTTTCCCTGCTTGTCACAAAGGCTAGAGTCGCCCGCATGAAAACAGGAAAACAAGAATTGTACAAACGTTTGATTAATGCAATTATGGGCATCAGCGACTGGCAGGCAAGCGGCCGGGCAGCGGATTTCATCGACGATTATGAACAAGCAGAAGCATACCAGCAGGAGCTCGACAGGAAACAGAGCAGCTTCGTACGCTGGAGGAATTTTTCCGCTCAGGTGGTAGTAGCGGCCATGGTGATCTCCATGTTCATTTGGAGCTCAGGGCTGAGTGAAGCTGGAAGTCTTGCTCCAACGTTCATCGCTGCGTTTGTACTCGTCTTATTTCCGCTGACTGAGGCTTTTCTGCCTCTGTCCAGTGCAGTAAGTGAGCTCCCAGCCTATCAAAGCTCGATCGACCGGCTGCATGGGCTTGGTGATGCGGCAGAGGCTGAGCCTGTGGAAGCCATCCTTGCTGAACGGAATGACCAGGGGGTGACCCTGTCGTTGAATCACGTTTCGTTTACCTATGAGCACAAAACCATTCTGGAGGATCTTTCTTTTACTTTAAAGCCAGGGGAGAAAGCCGCTCTCCTAGGTCCGAGCGGTGCAGGGAAGTCGACCATCCTTAAGCTGGTGGAAGGCGTCCTACGTCCGGACGGCGGCAGCGTAACGATTAAAGGTGTGCAGACGGCAAGGATAGGGGCTGATATTTCGAATTGGGTTGCTGTCTTAAACCAGCAGCCGCACTTGTTTAATACCACGGTCCTGAACAATATTCGATTAGGAAAACCGAACGCCACAGATGAAGAAGTCTACTGGGCGGCTAAACAAGTGAAGCTTCATGAGCATATTCAGTCGCTTCCGGAAGGCTATCAAACGCCGATGCACGAAATGGGTACCCGTTTTTCCGGGGGCCAGAGACAGCGGATTGCGCTTGCCAGAATCCTGTTACAGGATGCACCGGTCGTCATTCTTGATGAACCAACGATCGGGCTTGACCCAATTACCGAAAAAGAACTGCTGGCAACGATCTTTGAAGTCCTGGACGGGAAAACGGTGCTGTGGATTACCCACCACCTGGCTTCGATTCATTTAACCGACCGGGTGCTCTTTTTAGAACAAGGCAAGCTTATCTTTGCCGATAGCCATGAGCGCTTGCTTCACGACAACGAAAGATACGCACGTTTGTATGCTCTGGATCATCCATTTGGTTCACCGCTTACCTTTGACATATAA
- a CDS encoding SRPBCC family protein yields the protein MMSQNVQEIRKQAVFNAPIKKVWKAVATAEGIESWFMPNDFQPVEGHEFVIESQYETSRCKVLKVDEPHEVSFTWGEQGWVVTFTLKEVDGKTEFTLVHSGWGDPDELMRPTTRTQQDVRDTMNGGWEKLVDRALRKAVEN from the coding sequence CTGATGAGCCAGAACGTACAGGAAATAAGGAAGCAGGCTGTTTTTAATGCCCCCATTAAAAAAGTATGGAAAGCCGTCGCGACAGCGGAAGGTATCGAATCTTGGTTTATGCCGAACGACTTTCAACCCGTGGAGGGGCATGAATTCGTCATTGAATCCCAATATGAAACCTCGCGCTGTAAAGTGTTAAAAGTTGATGAACCGCATGAAGTGTCGTTCACCTGGGGGGAGCAGGGCTGGGTGGTTACCTTTACTTTAAAAGAAGTTGACGGGAAAACTGAGTTCACCCTCGTCCACTCAGGCTGGGGAGACCCTGATGAACTCATGCGTCCGACGACGAGAACACAACAAGACGTACGGGATACGATGAATGGCGGCTGGGAGAAGCTTGTTGATCGCGCCCTTCGCAAGGCAGTGGAGAACTAA
- a CDS encoding ArsR/SmtB family transcription factor: protein MAAAQKHDVYQAIADPTRRKMLKLLAEGNYSITEIAGQFPVSRTAVVKHLQVLSDASLVADRKAGREKIYSLKADELLEVQEWLSFFEQYWDNKLAKLKHIVENEE, encoded by the coding sequence ATGGCCGCTGCACAGAAGCACGACGTGTATCAGGCGATTGCTGATCCGACGAGAAGAAAGATGCTGAAGCTGCTTGCGGAAGGCAATTACTCGATTACAGAGATCGCAGGTCAATTCCCCGTCAGCCGTACCGCTGTCGTAAAGCATTTACAGGTCTTATCGGATGCAAGTCTGGTGGCCGACCGGAAAGCGGGCAGGGAAAAGATTTATTCTCTCAAAGCGGATGAATTGCTCGAAGTCCAGGAGTGGCTCTCGTTCTTCGAGCAGTACTGGGATAATAAGCTCGCAAAGCTGAAGCATATTGTTGAGAACGAGGAATAG
- a CDS encoding winged helix-turn-helix domain-containing protein, translating to MHIIKLERRPCRIDKIFKALADTNRRSLLDELYRNNGQTLNELCVPMTISRQAVTKHLMILEEAELIVVERRGRERRHYLNAAPLGDIYSRWLSKYDQSRAAALEQLKTKLEEEDDE from the coding sequence TTGCATATAATAAAACTAGAAAGGAGGCCATGCAGAATCGATAAGATCTTTAAAGCCCTGGCCGACACCAACCGCCGGTCGCTGCTGGATGAACTGTACAGGAATAATGGCCAGACCTTGAACGAGTTGTGTGTTCCCATGACCATTTCCCGGCAGGCTGTCACGAAACATTTAATGATCCTTGAAGAAGCGGAGCTTATTGTTGTAGAAAGACGCGGAAGAGAGCGAAGGCATTATTTAAATGCCGCTCCCCTTGGCGACATCTACAGCCGCTGGCTGAGCAAGTATGATCAGTCCAGGGCAGCCGCCTTGGAGCAGTTAAAAACGAAGCTGGAGGAGGAAGACGATGAATGA
- a CDS encoding SRPBCC family protein, producing the protein MNDFVYVTYIRSSRLKVWEALTSGSFTRKYFFGRDVVSEWTEGARVVYLRENGELDVEGEVLQANPFERLSFTWRHAGDTRSEPTIVTFILEEMNETVKLTLHHERLMDGDLNEENDTFRGLNNGWPAILSNLKSYLETGETLTPMDIK; encoded by the coding sequence ATGAATGACTTTGTCTATGTCACGTATATTCGATCTTCACGGCTGAAAGTTTGGGAAGCTTTAACGAGCGGATCTTTTACAAGAAAGTACTTTTTCGGAAGAGACGTCGTTTCTGAATGGACAGAAGGGGCAAGGGTAGTCTATTTACGGGAAAACGGGGAGCTTGACGTGGAAGGAGAAGTGCTGCAAGCCAACCCTTTTGAGCGTCTGTCCTTCACGTGGAGGCATGCAGGGGATACGCGCAGCGAACCGACTATCGTGACCTTTATTCTTGAAGAGATGAACGAAACCGTCAAATTGACGCTGCATCATGAACGGCTGATGGATGGGGATCTCAACGAGGAAAATGATACGTTTAGAGGACTGAATAATGGCTGGCCGGCCATTCTCAGCAACTTAAAAAGCTATTTGGAAACGGGGGAGACGCTCACCCCCATGGATATAAAATAA
- a CDS encoding macrolide family glycosyltransferase, translating to MSNVLVFNFPGEGHINPTIALVEELMQRGEDVVYYCVEDYKEKIEQTGAEFRAYENFMPKPGTLNEDPQKLDREKLMTHLIKGMDDVMEQELDTLKTEAYDYVIYDNNFAAGKMIADVLQLPKISSCTTFALNSEVVSEFMKNEENQIMNIEIPQTGEVHAITEKWENEYGLPIRRFQDIMNQPGDMTIVYTSELYQPYAEEFDESFKFVGPSIAPRRDVEPFSFENLPEGKLIYISMGTVFNDQPELYETCFDAFRNSEANVVMSVGKKINVEDFEDIPDNFFVHNYVPQLEVLEQADVFFTHGGMNSSSEGLYYGVPLVVLPVRGDQPIIAKRIEELEAGFKLDREKVTADQLKTSANRILNEPRYKENSEKVGESLQEAGGYMRAADEIISFKLDYSIE from the coding sequence ATGTCTAATGTTCTTGTATTTAACTTTCCCGGCGAAGGGCACATCAATCCGACAATTGCCCTTGTCGAAGAACTCATGCAGCGAGGAGAAGACGTTGTCTATTACTGCGTCGAGGATTACAAAGAGAAGATTGAGCAGACAGGAGCCGAATTTCGAGCGTACGAAAACTTTATGCCTAAACCCGGCACCCTCAACGAGGATCCGCAAAAGCTTGACCGCGAAAAGTTAATGACCCATCTCATCAAAGGGATGGATGACGTCATGGAACAGGAACTGGATACGTTAAAAACCGAAGCCTACGATTATGTCATTTACGATAATAATTTTGCTGCCGGGAAGATGATTGCCGACGTGCTGCAGCTGCCGAAAATCTCTTCCTGTACGACGTTTGCGTTGAATTCCGAAGTCGTTTCCGAGTTTATGAAAAACGAAGAAAATCAAATCATGAATATTGAGATTCCTCAAACCGGAGAAGTTCATGCAATTACGGAAAAATGGGAAAACGAGTACGGGCTCCCGATCCGCCGCTTCCAGGATATTATGAACCAGCCGGGCGATATGACGATCGTTTACACCTCAGAACTCTATCAGCCCTATGCTGAGGAGTTTGATGAGAGCTTCAAATTTGTCGGCCCTTCCATTGCCCCGCGCAGGGATGTTGAGCCGTTTTCTTTTGAAAACCTCCCGGAAGGAAAGCTGATTTACATCTCCATGGGAACGGTATTTAATGACCAGCCTGAGCTGTATGAAACGTGCTTCGACGCCTTTAGAAACAGCGAAGCCAATGTGGTCATGTCGGTAGGGAAAAAAATCAATGTGGAGGACTTTGAGGATATCCCGGACAACTTTTTTGTTCATAATTATGTACCGCAATTAGAGGTGCTCGAGCAGGCGGATGTGTTTTTCACACACGGCGGCATGAACAGTTCGAGTGAAGGGCTTTACTATGGAGTGCCGCTCGTCGTGCTGCCTGTACGCGGCGACCAGCCGATCATTGCGAAGCGTATCGAAGAGCTCGAGGCCGGATTTAAGCTTGATCGTGAAAAGGTGACGGCTGATCAGCTCAAAACGTCCGCCAATCGTATTCTAAATGAACCGCGCTATAAGGAAAACAGCGAAAAAGTAGGAGAGTCACTCCAAGAGGCCGGCGGTTACATGCGGGCAGCCGATGAAATCATTTCGTTTAAACTCGACTACAGCATTGAATAA
- a CDS encoding AbrB family transcriptional regulator: protein MKKTLLLLCAFAGGYLFDLLHIPAGWLLGAMLVGASYRLLIADISYPNLLFDLSLAVIGVSIGIGIQLTMFKEAASYLLPLAVSMVTLLLASWFLGKVLDKYSNLDAKTALFCCLPAGASIMMALSREYKANLSMVAAFQTVRIMMLVSTIPIVAGVMSSFISTEETESASPVQTVHSEVPMWEALIIFILLAAFTLFVASKWRIPLAPFLYSIIFGFVFITFVKTLPAMPNVMVGAGMAILGVIIGVRFDRESLVEIKRIGWTSLGVLGAFFILTFIITFVFYLMTPLDFITSLLAIVPAGAPQMASVAASLGLDASIVAAMQVTRLLAIILIIPMLIPLLVTKEEPAEAEPN, encoded by the coding sequence ATGAAAAAAACTCTTTTATTGCTCTGTGCGTTTGCAGGCGGCTATTTGTTTGATCTGCTCCATATTCCAGCCGGCTGGCTGCTGGGAGCAATGCTTGTCGGCGCCAGCTACCGTTTACTCATTGCAGACATCAGCTATCCGAACCTGCTTTTTGACCTGTCGCTTGCTGTAATTGGTGTGAGCATCGGCATCGGCATTCAATTGACGATGTTTAAAGAAGCGGCGAGCTACCTGCTTCCCCTAGCCGTTTCGATGGTTACCTTATTGCTTGCCAGCTGGTTTTTAGGCAAGGTTCTTGATAAATACTCGAACCTCGATGCTAAAACCGCCTTGTTCTGCTGTCTGCCTGCGGGCGCATCGATTATGATGGCGTTAAGCCGGGAATACAAAGCCAATTTAAGCATGGTGGCGGCTTTTCAAACGGTACGCATCATGATGCTCGTTTCTACGATTCCGATCGTAGCCGGGGTGATGTCTTCGTTTATTTCTACAGAGGAAACCGAAAGCGCCTCTCCTGTGCAAACGGTGCATAGTGAGGTGCCGATGTGGGAAGCCCTCATCATTTTCATTCTGCTGGCAGCCTTCACTTTGTTTGTCGCCAGCAAGTGGCGGATTCCGCTGGCGCCGTTTTTATACTCAATCATCTTTGGCTTTGTTTTTATTACCTTTGTTAAGACGCTGCCCGCGATGCCGAATGTCATGGTTGGCGCCGGCATGGCCATCCTTGGCGTGATTATCGGCGTGCGCTTTGACAGGGAATCACTCGTTGAGATTAAAAGAATCGGCTGGACGAGTCTCGGCGTTTTAGGTGCTTTCTTTATCTTAACATTTATCATCACCTTTGTTTTTTACTTGATGACCCCGCTTGATTTCATTACGAGCCTGCTTGCGATTGTTCCGGCTGGAGCTCCGCAAATGGCGTCTGTCGCTGCCTCGCTCGGTCTTGATGCAAGTATTGTAGCGGCCATGCAGGTAACCAGACTGCTCGCGATCATTCTCATTATTCCGATGCTCATTCCTTTACTCGTCACGAAAGAAGAGCCTGCGGAAGCTGAACCAAATTAA
- a CDS encoding LysE family translocator, translating to MKKRMWFLLIIIMLAGVIGFFIPAGGSGVHWKALVPAAFVMASIPGANQLLSFRNGLRQGTAVAIYASGGRFTAFALMIGAVALGLSALLETSTLIFILLKWVGVLYLAWLGISTLVSSKKEYTDDEPASSPEKRSALGFAKQEFLVAAANPKALLLFTVFLPQFIEAGGHGTGGQIILAGAAYILIEALCATVYAFIGGKMRATGLSGKMKKRLDRITGGSLLGLALWLSTEEQK from the coding sequence GTGAAAAAGCGAATGTGGTTTCTGTTAATTATTATCATGCTCGCCGGTGTCATAGGGTTTTTTATCCCGGCTGGCGGCTCCGGGGTGCATTGGAAGGCTCTCGTTCCTGCCGCTTTTGTTATGGCTTCCATCCCCGGTGCGAATCAGCTGCTTTCATTCAGAAACGGTCTCAGACAAGGAACCGCCGTAGCCATTTATGCGTCCGGCGGGCGATTTACAGCCTTTGCTTTAATGATCGGAGCGGTTGCCTTAGGATTAAGCGCGCTGCTCGAAACGTCCACGCTTATTTTTATCCTTTTAAAATGGGTGGGGGTGCTCTATTTAGCCTGGCTCGGGATCAGCACGCTGGTATCGAGTAAGAAAGAATATACCGATGACGAACCAGCCTCCAGCCCGGAAAAGCGTAGTGCCCTTGGCTTTGCCAAGCAGGAATTCCTCGTCGCAGCTGCCAATCCGAAAGCCTTGCTGCTCTTTACGGTATTTCTTCCGCAGTTTATTGAAGCAGGCGGTCATGGAACCGGAGGCCAAATCATCCTGGCCGGAGCGGCGTACATTTTGATCGAGGCCCTGTGTGCCACGGTTTATGCCTTTATTGGCGGAAAGATGAGAGCCACTGGCTTGAGCGGAAAAATGAAAAAACGGCTGGACCGGATTACCGGCGGGAGCCTGCTTGGTCTTGCGCTCTGGCTTTCGACTGAAGAGCAAAAGTGA
- a CDS encoding DUF4871 domain-containing protein: MMKRLVAIFTVIAALSAGCSNIAGDHSSSSDSQKEQPSGSPEEISNKWEISSTFKIPYTSKDGTKAEYVLIGKKNRLGFLLGSGKRGKAKPELIVEDQPYKYMWHFWGKSEELNGNLTVVGLNEAGEKHKVLMEGNKKVWQYPGYTLNPNQGADHHVPTTMEFSSAGLWKLKVYFNDELFGDVVVNVQQA; encoded by the coding sequence ATGATGAAACGGCTTGTGGCTATATTCACAGTCATTGCCGCCTTGTCTGCAGGCTGTTCAAATATAGCAGGGGATCACTCCAGCTCCTCTGATTCCCAGAAAGAGCAGCCATCAGGTTCACCGGAAGAAATCAGTAATAAATGGGAGATCAGCTCCACTTTTAAAATCCCTTATACTTCAAAGGATGGGACGAAAGCGGAGTATGTGCTGATAGGCAAGAAAAACCGCCTGGGCTTTTTGCTGGGTTCAGGGAAGCGGGGGAAAGCGAAGCCGGAGCTGATCGTTGAAGACCAGCCGTATAAGTACATGTGGCATTTTTGGGGAAAAAGTGAAGAGCTTAACGGGAATCTGACTGTGGTTGGTTTGAACGAAGCAGGAGAAAAACATAAAGTTCTCATGGAAGGCAATAAAAAAGTGTGGCAGTACCCGGGTTATACGCTTAACCCAAATCAAGGCGCAGACCATCACGTGCCGACTACGATGGAATTTTCTTCGGCTGGATTATGGAAGCTGAAGGTTTATTTTAATGATGAACTGTTCGGGGATGTAGTCGTCAATGTGCAGCAGGCTTAA